One segment of Comamonas thiooxydans DNA contains the following:
- a CDS encoding MFS transporter — protein MSYRYRIALVFLTGFFIDCINIFMPAVALPRLAAEFETASLDTAWVGNAYILGLTLVIPISTWLASRWGARSLLAASMLVFALAVAACGLAGSFTAVVVWRFVQGMAGGLLIPVGQAMAFALFQGAERARISTLVMAVALIAPALSPGLGGLIVDSSSWRWVFFANIPLALAAALLAWLWVCDSSEPSAVAKPDITGLLLISTALAAVLLGMSLYGAGHSWGGALLCLAVGLVAGALYLRHWRKAADPVVELRLLRSPRLRVSMAVYYAVPGVFTGVNLLSLFFLQDLLALSAQRSGMFMLVYAGGALLAMLLCGRIYNLVGARPLFVVSLLLHSLGIACLMAVNRADDLLSLVLAYALMGLGGGLAANAAQTTALMDFHGADMPQASVIWNINRQMAFSVGAALFLMIFNLLQSHTGALAAYHASFAVAALAGLLPLTCLHTLKEKHV, from the coding sequence ATGAGCTACCGTTACCGCATTGCCCTGGTGTTTCTGACCGGGTTTTTTATCGACTGCATCAATATCTTCATGCCCGCCGTTGCCTTGCCACGCCTGGCTGCCGAGTTTGAGACTGCTAGCCTGGACACCGCCTGGGTGGGCAATGCCTACATCCTGGGTCTGACCTTGGTGATTCCCATCAGCACGTGGCTGGCTAGCCGCTGGGGCGCGCGGAGTTTGCTGGCGGCTTCCATGCTGGTGTTTGCACTGGCCGTGGCGGCTTGCGGCCTGGCGGGCAGTTTTACGGCCGTGGTGGTTTGGCGCTTCGTGCAGGGAATGGCCGGTGGGCTGTTGATTCCCGTGGGGCAGGCTATGGCCTTTGCCCTGTTTCAGGGGGCGGAGCGTGCACGGATCTCCACCTTGGTCATGGCCGTGGCCCTGATTGCACCGGCCTTGTCGCCTGGGCTTGGCGGACTGATTGTGGACAGCAGTTCCTGGCGCTGGGTTTTTTTTGCCAATATTCCGCTGGCTCTGGCTGCCGCGCTGCTGGCATGGCTCTGGGTATGCGATTCGTCCGAGCCATCGGCTGTGGCCAAGCCTGATATCACCGGGCTGCTGCTGATCAGCACCGCGCTGGCGGCCGTGCTGCTGGGCATGTCGCTCTACGGCGCGGGCCATAGCTGGGGCGGGGCGCTGCTGTGTCTGGCCGTTGGGTTGGTGGCGGGCGCGCTCTATCTGCGCCACTGGCGCAAAGCGGCAGACCCAGTGGTCGAGCTGCGCCTGCTGCGCAGCCCACGCCTGCGGGTGTCCATGGCCGTGTACTACGCCGTGCCCGGTGTGTTTACCGGCGTCAATCTGCTGAGCCTGTTTTTTCTGCAAGACCTGCTGGCACTGAGCGCCCAGCGCTCGGGCATGTTCATGCTGGTCTATGCCGGCGGCGCGCTGCTGGCCATGCTGCTGTGCGGCCGTATCTACAACCTCGTGGGGGCGAGGCCGCTGTTTGTGGTCAGTCTGCTGCTGCACAGCCTGGGTATTGCCTGCCTGATGGCGGTGAACAGGGCGGACGATCTGCTAAGCCTAGTGCTGGCCTATGCCCTGATGGGCCTGGGCGGCGGTCTGGCTGCCAATGCCGCGCAAACCACGGCGCTGATGGATTTTCACGGGGCGGATATGCCGCAGGCAAGCGTGATCTGGAACATCAACCGCCAGATGGCATTCAGCGTGGGCGCGGCCCTGTTTTTGATGATCTTCAACCTGCTGCAGTCGCATACCGGTGCGCTGGCGGCCTATCACGCAAGCTTTGCCGTTGCCGCTTTGGCCGGGTTGCTGCCGCTGACCTGTTTACACACTCTGAAAGAAAAACACGTATGA
- a CDS encoding zinc ribbon domain-containing protein YjdM: MSTAPLPSCPQCGLDNTYPDGDLLICPDCAHEWSAHAETIADEDNGPRIIKDANGTPLADGDSVLLVKDLKVKGSSTVIKKGTKIKGIRLVYDNGDHDVDCKTDQGPFILKSEFLKKA, encoded by the coding sequence TTGAGCACAGCCCCCCTCCCCTCTTGCCCCCAATGCGGTCTGGACAACACCTATCCCGATGGCGATCTGCTGATCTGCCCCGACTGCGCCCATGAATGGTCGGCCCATGCAGAAACCATTGCCGATGAAGACAACGGCCCGCGCATCATCAAGGACGCCAACGGCACGCCGCTGGCCGACGGCGACAGCGTGTTGCTGGTCAAGGACCTGAAGGTCAAAGGTTCCTCTACCGTCATCAAAAAAGGCACCAAGATCAAAGGCATTCGCCTGGTCTATGACAACGGTGACCATGACGTGGATTGCAAGACGGACCAGGGTCCATTCATTCTCAAATCCGAGTTTCTGAAAAAGGCCTGA
- a CDS encoding FRG domain-containing protein codes for MIKEININSLTSFTNAIEEYLNIDPNIKWFRGSGNAKEHKLEPSLFRHKKVKNSEIDVVDLEANIKRRFAQTSPPFYEGRIASNDFDAIFMQQHFGVPTRLLDWSENPFIALYFALSSSEKDKDAVVWMLDPIKWNKKSLNNQGLDRIPDTSFENARRFLSNPGDDFAMSDPIAIYGDHINSRITAQRGNFTMFCKSLTPMEDIGYAGDSLIKILIPSSEKDNLYKKMLSIGYTHSVIYPDFSGLSVELKTYFGF; via the coding sequence ATGATTAAAGAAATAAATATAAATTCTTTGACAAGCTTCACGAATGCAATTGAAGAATATTTGAATATAGATCCAAATATTAAATGGTTTAGGGGGTCTGGTAATGCTAAGGAGCATAAGCTTGAGCCAAGTCTTTTTAGGCACAAAAAGGTTAAAAACTCTGAAATAGATGTGGTTGATTTAGAGGCAAATATTAAAAGAAGGTTTGCCCAGACTAGCCCCCCTTTCTACGAAGGGAGAATTGCATCAAACGACTTTGATGCAATATTCATGCAGCAGCATTTTGGCGTGCCAACTAGGTTGCTTGATTGGAGTGAAAATCCATTTATTGCTCTTTATTTTGCTTTGTCCTCTTCTGAAAAAGATAAAGATGCAGTGGTTTGGATGCTTGATCCAATAAAGTGGAATAAAAAATCTTTAAATAATCAAGGTCTCGATAGAATACCGGATACTTCGTTCGAAAATGCGAGGAGGTTTCTTTCTAATCCGGGGGACGATTTTGCGATGTCTGATCCTATTGCGATTTATGGTGATCATATAAACTCAAGAATAACGGCCCAGAGAGGTAATTTTACAATGTTTTGTAAATCACTAACTCCAATGGAAGATATCGGGTATGCGGGAGATTCTTTAATTAAGATATTAATTCCTTCTTCAGAGAAAGACAATCTTTATAAAAAAATGCTTTCTATTGGATATACGCATTCCGTTATATATCCAGATTTCTCTGGTCTAAGTGTTGAGTTGAAAACTTATTTTGGGTTCTAA
- a CDS encoding AAA family ATPase gives MQTSLALTPSQLSEFLLNVATVRPVFIWGPPGIGKSALVQNFAQSVGLDCVSLLGSQLAPEDLLGVPQIIDGVTRFCPPAMIAREQPYCLFLDELNACSQDVQKAFYSLILERRVGEYLMPEGSIVIAAGNRAQDSAIVRTMSSALINRMIHVQLKVSASEWLQWAQQAQLHTLVLEYLAQRPDHLWSQPPKHEEAFSTPRSWHMLSDALLSYGDALNLQTLEALSSGCLTPQHAAQFKAFYKLADDRHRLDAIFKGDANWPHAPQDRDVLYFLAQAFRARLLKILPADKQQSGGELQQTVHRSKAMLKELAQISLEMAQIVTAESDGQTLPAWYMVEIVRDLPRLVEAREAARA, from the coding sequence ATGCAAACCAGTCTGGCTCTCACCCCCTCGCAACTGAGCGAATTCCTTCTCAACGTCGCAACCGTACGCCCCGTGTTCATCTGGGGGCCGCCAGGCATAGGCAAATCGGCACTGGTACAGAACTTTGCGCAAAGCGTGGGGCTTGATTGCGTGTCCCTGCTGGGCAGCCAGCTCGCACCCGAGGACTTGCTGGGCGTGCCACAGATCATTGACGGCGTGACCCGCTTCTGCCCGCCCGCCATGATTGCGCGCGAGCAGCCTTATTGCCTGTTCCTGGACGAACTCAACGCCTGCAGCCAGGATGTGCAAAAAGCCTTCTACAGCCTGATTCTGGAGCGCCGCGTGGGCGAGTACCTGATGCCCGAGGGCTCCATCGTGATTGCGGCTGGCAACCGTGCCCAGGATTCCGCGATTGTGCGCACCATGTCCTCGGCGCTGATCAACCGCATGATTCACGTGCAGCTCAAGGTCAGCGCCAGCGAGTGGCTGCAATGGGCGCAGCAGGCCCAGTTGCATACCCTGGTGCTCGAATACCTGGCCCAGCGCCCCGATCACCTGTGGAGCCAGCCACCCAAACATGAAGAGGCGTTTTCCACGCCGCGCTCCTGGCATATGCTCAGCGACGCCTTGCTCTCCTATGGCGATGCGCTGAACCTACAGACGCTGGAAGCCCTGAGCAGCGGCTGCCTCACGCCCCAGCATGCGGCGCAGTTCAAGGCCTTCTACAAGCTGGCCGACGACCGTCACCGTCTGGACGCCATCTTCAAGGGCGACGCCAACTGGCCCCATGCGCCGCAGGACAGGGATGTGCTGTATTTCCTGGCCCAGGCCTTCCGTGCGCGTCTGCTCAAGATCCTGCCCGCCGACAAGCAGCAAAGCGGCGGCGAGCTGCAGCAAACCGTGCACCGCTCCAAGGCCATGCTCAAGGAGCTGGCCCAGATCAGCCTGGAAATGGCCCAGATCGTCACCGCCGAAAGCGACGGCCAGACCCTGCCCGCCTGGTATATGGTGGAAATCGTGCGCGACCTGCCGCGCCTGGTGGAAGCGCGCGAAGCGGCCAGAGCCTGA
- a CDS encoding helix-turn-helix transcriptional regulator: MSTIHTTDQLGTALRTARKQLGLTQPQLALAAGVGTRFIVDLEAGKPTVRLEHVLRVIDALGGELQLGGLPDTASEGVAEGAGHGA; encoded by the coding sequence ATGTCCACGATCCATACCACCGACCAACTAGGCACCGCTCTGCGCACAGCCCGCAAACAACTGGGCCTGACCCAGCCTCAACTCGCCTTGGCCGCAGGCGTGGGCACGCGATTTATTGTGGATCTAGAGGCTGGCAAGCCCACGGTACGGCTGGAGCATGTGCTACGCGTGATCGATGCGCTGGGCGGGGAGTTGCAGCTGGGAGGCTTGCCGGATACAGCTTCTGAGGGTGTAGCAGAGGGTGCAGGCCATGGCGCATGA
- a CDS encoding type II toxin-antitoxin system HipA family toxin, translated as MAHELDVWLFERRVGSLSLVHGRLSFAYAPAWLALPQATALSQSLPLQAEPFGDHQTRPFFAGLLPEGQMRRLIAQQFQVSGQNDFALLDYIGGECAGAVTFLEPGQALPQTNGTGATGAAADVDWLSDEKLLALLDELPRRPMLAGDDGLRLSLAGAQDKLPVVFDGQRFGLPRNGAPSSHILKPAIHMVEDSVANEGFCMLLAEVMGLRPANARVHSVLGRSFLLVARYDRVLKNDAQHSPQLQRMHQEDFCQALCVVPETKYQNEGGPGLAQCFALLRSVTRPSAPQVLRLLDGVIFNALIGNHDAHGKNFSLLYGGRSPVLAPFYDLLATAIYPQLMPKMTMKIGSKYKFCELEARHWEQFAEEAGLAKAATRKRLQELANELPITARKLQAAQQHGFAGNAVVEQIVQLIEQRCALTLRRMA; from the coding sequence ATGGCGCATGAACTCGACGTCTGGCTGTTTGAGCGGCGCGTCGGCAGCCTGTCACTGGTGCATGGACGGCTGAGCTTTGCCTATGCGCCCGCCTGGTTGGCGCTGCCGCAGGCTACGGCTTTGTCGCAGTCGTTGCCCTTGCAGGCCGAACCCTTTGGCGATCATCAGACCCGGCCTTTCTTCGCCGGTCTGCTGCCCGAGGGGCAGATGCGCCGCTTGATTGCCCAGCAGTTTCAGGTGTCGGGCCAGAATGATTTTGCGTTGCTGGACTATATTGGCGGCGAGTGCGCGGGGGCGGTGACTTTTCTGGAGCCGGGGCAAGCCTTGCCGCAGACTAACGGGACTGGGGCGACCGGGGCAGCGGCCGATGTGGATTGGCTCAGCGATGAAAAGCTGCTCGCTCTGCTGGACGAGCTACCGCGTCGCCCTATGCTGGCGGGAGACGACGGCCTGCGGCTATCTTTGGCCGGCGCGCAGGATAAGTTGCCCGTGGTTTTTGATGGTCAGCGCTTTGGCCTGCCGCGCAACGGCGCGCCCAGTTCGCATATTTTGAAGCCCGCCATCCATATGGTGGAGGACAGCGTGGCCAATGAAGGCTTTTGCATGCTGCTGGCTGAGGTGATGGGGCTGAGGCCTGCCAATGCCCGAGTCCATAGCGTGCTGGGTCGCTCGTTTTTGCTGGTGGCGCGCTACGACCGCGTGCTGAAGAATGATGCACAGCATTCGCCGCAACTGCAGCGAATGCATCAGGAAGACTTTTGCCAGGCGCTGTGCGTGGTGCCCGAGACGAAGTACCAGAACGAGGGCGGGCCAGGCCTGGCGCAATGCTTTGCCTTGCTGCGCAGCGTGACCCGCCCCAGCGCGCCGCAGGTGTTGAGGTTGCTGGATGGGGTGATCTTCAACGCGCTGATAGGCAACCATGATGCGCATGGCAAGAATTTCTCTCTGCTTTATGGCGGGCGTAGCCCTGTGCTGGCACCGTTCTACGACCTGCTGGCTACGGCGATCTACCCCCAGCTGATGCCCAAGATGACAATGAAGATTGGCAGCAAATACAAGTTCTGCGAGCTGGAGGCCAGGCATTGGGAGCAGTTTGCCGAAGAAGCAGGCCTAGCCAAGGCCGCGACGCGCAAGCGTTTGCAGGAGCTGGCGAACGAGCTTCCCATCACTGCTCGCAAACTTCAGGCCGCGCAGCAGCATGGTTTTGCGGGCAATGCGGTGGTGGAGCAGATTGTGCAATTGATAGAGCAGCGCTGCGCCTTGACGCTGCGGCGCATGGCCTGA
- a CDS encoding DUF2201 family putative metallopeptidase codes for MAKAPTRETPATLAYTQGLAMLQAHPIFSELSRSLGFVRGAQSGCPIHGWAQASLNHQRFTGQIDIHPKRMASPEEWAYCLGRATLSFALELFQRDRSHWAQWSAACDVVTARFIQTIKLGRPPEGMELPDGLPQRDEAQWYAQFCEQGIPAWAQALSLAGPGQGGAHPSLALPEQWPEPASSTSKPQPYWRRYGNWPEMFAAGLARSVTQSVEMAAGVRREFGQSRPASSALDRARHWFMDSFPLLGSMVAAFDIIEDASICEREDIAVAAVDEMLRTIYINPGPRLSELELRFVIAHEVLHVALRHLPRRRGREPFLWNVACDFVINDWLIQMDVGQPPGIGMLYDPELRGLSAEEVYDRIAGDLRRMRKLRTLAGGQGDMLERNVGGQRNAGDYTDIDEFCRTQLGKGLLRHEQDARGMLPAGLIEEIRALLQPPIDWQVELARWFDHHFPPIETRRSYARISRRQSATPEIPRPRIQADSRWLEGRTFGVVLDTSGSMERHVLAKALGSIASYAEAKDVPAVRLICCDAAAYDLGYLPAADMAQRIALKGRGGTVLQPGVDLLLQTDDFPKDGPILIITDGQCDQLRVPREHAYLLPAGRRLPFRTTAPIFVMG; via the coding sequence ATGGCCAAAGCTCCAACGCGCGAAACGCCGGCCACCCTGGCCTATACGCAGGGCCTGGCCATGCTGCAGGCACACCCCATCTTTAGCGAACTCAGCCGCAGCCTGGGCTTTGTGCGCGGCGCCCAGTCAGGCTGTCCGATCCATGGCTGGGCGCAGGCCAGCCTCAACCACCAGCGCTTTACCGGCCAGATCGACATCCACCCCAAGCGCATGGCCAGTCCCGAGGAATGGGCGTATTGCCTGGGGCGGGCCACGCTCAGCTTCGCGCTGGAGCTGTTTCAGCGCGACCGCAGCCACTGGGCGCAATGGAGCGCGGCCTGCGATGTGGTCACGGCCCGCTTCATCCAGACCATCAAGCTCGGCCGTCCGCCCGAAGGCATGGAATTACCCGACGGACTGCCCCAGCGCGACGAGGCACAGTGGTATGCCCAGTTCTGCGAACAGGGCATACCCGCCTGGGCGCAGGCGCTGAGTCTTGCCGGTCCCGGCCAGGGCGGCGCTCACCCCAGTCTGGCCTTGCCAGAGCAATGGCCTGAGCCGGCCTCATCCACCAGCAAGCCTCAGCCGTACTGGCGCAGGTACGGCAACTGGCCCGAAATGTTTGCTGCGGGCCTGGCTCGCTCCGTCACCCAATCCGTGGAAATGGCTGCGGGCGTGCGCCGCGAGTTTGGCCAGAGCCGCCCTGCCAGCAGCGCGCTGGACCGCGCACGCCACTGGTTTATGGACAGCTTTCCGCTGCTGGGCAGCATGGTCGCGGCGTTTGACATCATTGAGGACGCCAGCATCTGCGAGCGTGAGGACATTGCCGTCGCCGCGGTCGACGAAATGCTGCGCACCATCTACATCAACCCCGGCCCGCGCCTGTCCGAGCTGGAACTGCGTTTCGTTATCGCCCACGAAGTGCTGCATGTGGCCCTGCGCCACCTGCCGCGCCGGCGCGGGCGTGAGCCTTTTCTGTGGAACGTGGCCTGCGACTTTGTCATCAACGACTGGCTGATCCAGATGGATGTAGGCCAGCCGCCGGGCATTGGCATGCTCTACGACCCGGAGCTGCGCGGGCTCAGCGCCGAGGAGGTCTACGACCGCATCGCAGGCGATCTGCGCCGCATGCGCAAGCTGCGCACCCTGGCCGGTGGCCAGGGCGACATGCTGGAGCGCAATGTGGGCGGCCAGCGCAACGCGGGTGACTACACCGATATCGACGAGTTCTGCCGAACCCAGCTGGGCAAAGGCCTGCTGCGCCACGAGCAAGACGCACGCGGCATGCTGCCTGCGGGATTGATCGAGGAAATCCGCGCTCTGCTGCAGCCGCCGATTGACTGGCAGGTGGAACTGGCACGCTGGTTCGATCACCACTTCCCTCCCATAGAGACGCGACGCAGCTATGCCCGCATCAGCCGCCGCCAAAGTGCCACGCCCGAGATTCCCAGGCCGCGCATTCAGGCCGACAGCCGCTGGCTGGAAGGCCGCACCTTTGGTGTGGTGCTGGACACCTCGGGATCGATGGAGCGCCATGTCCTGGCCAAGGCCCTGGGCTCCATCGCAAGCTACGCCGAGGCCAAGGATGTACCCGCCGTGCGCCTGATCTGCTGCGACGCCGCGGCCTACGACCTGGGCTATCTGCCCGCTGCCGACATGGCCCAGCGCATCGCACTCAAGGGTCGGGGGGGCACCGTGCTACAGCCCGGCGTGGATCTGCTGCTACAGACCGATGACTTTCCCAAGGACGGCCCCATCCTCATCATCACCGATGGTCAATGCGACCAGCTACGCGTGCCGCGCGAGCATGCCTATCTGCTGCCTGCAGGCCGCAGGCTGCCATTTCGCACAACTGCGCCCATCTTTGTGATGGGTTGA
- a CDS encoding DUF262 domain-containing protein: protein MSEEKFVVRPFSTTSIGWWYAERDMLDLSPPYQRKSGIWNTKDKAYLIDSIINGFDMPKFYIADFSYYSSELNKSGKMYAVIDGRQRFEAIFDFMDGSLKLDKDFIYFADPSVKIAGLNAVEINNRYPKIFKRFESFNLSAMAVLTNREGRINELFIRLNKSKPLTGSEVRSAIVSEAGRVIKEAAAHKFFTNNVDFSNLRKQHENAAAKIVLFEHRGGFVETKKVNLDRFVLQAVSAEKDFKEIENTVKRNLDLLAKRFDVKDDLLKNSGVIPVYYWLVRNNQKINDIRDRIESFEVLKKTDLSNPDIISYINASRSTNDEHSYRVRYLILDRFVKTGLLDNYYDF from the coding sequence ATGAGCGAAGAAAAATTTGTAGTTAGACCATTTTCTACAACGAGTATAGGTTGGTGGTATGCAGAGAGAGATATGCTTGATTTATCTCCTCCTTATCAAAGGAAATCTGGGATATGGAATACTAAGGATAAGGCCTATCTTATCGATTCAATAATCAATGGATTTGATATGCCTAAATTTTACATAGCTGATTTTTCTTATTACAGCAGTGAGCTGAATAAGTCTGGGAAAATGTATGCTGTGATTGATGGGCGACAGCGTTTTGAAGCTATTTTTGATTTTATGGATGGGTCTTTAAAATTAGATAAAGATTTTATTTATTTTGCTGATCCAAGTGTGAAAATTGCGGGTTTGAATGCAGTTGAAATTAATAATCGATATCCTAAAATATTCAAGCGCTTCGAAAGCTTTAATCTTTCAGCGATGGCTGTTTTGACAAATAGAGAGGGGAGAATTAATGAATTATTTATTCGTTTAAACAAAAGTAAGCCATTAACTGGATCGGAGGTGAGAAGCGCTATTGTGAGCGAGGCTGGTCGCGTAATAAAAGAGGCTGCTGCTCATAAATTTTTTACAAATAATGTTGATTTCAGTAATCTGAGAAAACAACATGAAAATGCTGCGGCAAAAATTGTACTTTTTGAGCATAGAGGTGGTTTTGTTGAGACAAAGAAAGTAAATCTTGATAGATTTGTTTTGCAGGCCGTAAGTGCGGAGAAAGATTTTAAGGAAATTGAAAATACTGTTAAGAGAAATCTAGACTTGTTAGCTAAAAGATTTGATGTTAAAGATGATCTTTTGAAAAATTCTGGCGTAATACCAGTTTATTATTGGCTTGTTAGAAATAATCAAAAAATTAATGATATTAGAGATAGAATTGAAAGCTTTGAAGTTCTTAAGAAAACGGATTTAAGTAACCCGGATATCATCTCTTATATTAATGCAAGTCGAAGCACTAATGATGAGCATAGTTATCGTGTTCGATATTTAATATTGGATCGTTTTGTTAAGACCGGGCTGTTGGATAATTACTATGATTTTTAG
- a CDS encoding GFA family protein: MPTPSLDFSRPLQAACHCGAVRFTVLLSDGLNTARRCNCSFCRMRGAVAVSAELSGIEVLQGQDALTLYQFNTGQAKHFFCKHCGIYTFHQRRSSPHQYGVNVACIAGMSPFDFAEVVVSEGRSHPSDRRAGTAAGKSVAAGWLSYKANPLAEAQLEE; encoded by the coding sequence GTGCCAACCCCCAGCCTTGATTTTTCCCGACCGCTCCAAGCCGCCTGCCACTGCGGCGCAGTGCGCTTTACCGTGCTGCTCAGCGACGGTCTGAACACCGCGCGGCGCTGCAATTGTTCGTTTTGCCGCATGCGTGGGGCGGTGGCCGTGTCGGCAGAGCTCAGCGGAATCGAGGTGCTGCAGGGCCAGGATGCGTTGACGCTCTACCAGTTCAACACCGGGCAGGCCAAGCATTTCTTTTGCAAGCATTGCGGCATCTATACCTTCCATCAGCGACGCTCGTCGCCGCATCAGTATGGTGTGAATGTGGCTTGCATAGCGGGCATGAGCCCGTTTGACTTTGCCGAAGTGGTGGTGAGCGAGGGGCGCTCGCACCCCAGCGACCGCCGCGCAGGCACTGCTGCGGGCAAGTCTGTGGCGGCAGGCTGGCTGAGTTACAAGGCGAATCCCTTGGCCGAAGCGCAGCTTGAGGAATGA
- a CDS encoding MFS transporter, which produces MTPSATTISGATPRQDTSHDIDADNALYAKVSWRLLPLLLICYMVAYLDRINIGYAQIQMKQTLDFGDAAYGFGAGLFFIGYFLFEVPSNLLLEKIGTRKTLMRIMLVWGVIATAMAWVSTPMQFYVARFLLGAFEAGFFPGVILYFTYWYPSARRGRVISIFLSAVMAMAIVAGPLCGAILKYMDGIDGLHGWQWLFLIQGPPACMLGLILYFYLQDKPADAGWLTDAEKARLQHNIANDSGQVAHHGGHGQKAAHSSATLGQLLRDPKVYALSLVYFMMHGATYLFVFWMPTVIQGLGVQDVLHVGIYSAIPFVAGFFGMIAFGISSDRFRDRRRHLFIATGMAIAGLIVTLQMHGHLEGSLIALAFTLIGLAALPPLFFALVSDYLSPAVAAGGIALISSLGNLGSAASPSLAGLMTQYTGNKQYSIYLVLVMLILSALVLMLAARGSKTRRG; this is translated from the coding sequence ATGACCCCAAGCGCGACGACCATTTCGGGCGCAACGCCCAGGCAGGACACCAGCCACGACATCGATGCAGACAACGCGCTGTATGCCAAGGTCAGCTGGCGACTGCTGCCCCTGCTGCTGATCTGCTATATGGTCGCCTATCTGGACCGCATCAACATCGGCTACGCCCAGATCCAGATGAAGCAGACGCTGGATTTCGGCGACGCCGCCTACGGCTTTGGCGCGGGTCTGTTCTTCATAGGCTACTTTCTGTTTGAAGTGCCCAGCAATCTGCTGCTGGAGAAGATAGGCACGCGCAAGACGCTGATGCGCATCATGCTGGTCTGGGGTGTCATCGCCACGGCCATGGCCTGGGTCTCGACTCCCATGCAGTTCTATGTCGCACGCTTTCTGCTGGGCGCGTTCGAGGCCGGCTTCTTCCCCGGCGTCATTCTTTACTTCACCTACTGGTACCCCTCAGCCCGCCGTGGCCGCGTGATCTCCATCTTTCTTTCAGCCGTCATGGCCATGGCCATCGTGGCCGGACCGCTGTGCGGCGCCATCCTCAAATATATGGATGGCATCGACGGCCTGCATGGCTGGCAATGGCTGTTTCTCATCCAGGGCCCTCCCGCCTGCATGCTGGGTCTTATCCTCTACTTCTACCTGCAGGACAAGCCGGCCGACGCAGGATGGCTGACAGACGCCGAAAAAGCGCGCCTGCAACACAACATCGCCAACGACAGCGGCCAAGTTGCTCACCACGGCGGCCACGGGCAAAAGGCGGCCCACAGCAGCGCCACTCTGGGACAGTTGCTGCGCGACCCCAAGGTCTATGCCCTTTCACTCGTGTATTTCATGATGCACGGTGCCACCTATCTGTTTGTCTTCTGGATGCCTACCGTGATTCAGGGCCTGGGCGTGCAGGACGTGCTGCATGTCGGCATCTACTCGGCCATTCCCTTTGTGGCGGGCTTCTTCGGCATGATTGCCTTCGGTATCAGTTCCGACCGCTTCCGCGACCGCCGCAGGCATTTGTTCATCGCCACCGGCATGGCCATTGCCGGCCTGATCGTCACCCTGCAGATGCACGGCCATCTTGAGGGCTCGCTGATTGCCCTGGCCTTCACGCTGATCGGACTTGCGGCCCTGCCCCCGCTGTTCTTTGCCCTGGTCAGCGACTATCTGTCACCGGCCGTGGCCGCCGGTGGCATCGCCCTCATCAGCAGCCTGGGCAATCTGGGTTCGGCCGCCAGCCCCTCACTGGCGGGCTTGATGACCCAATACACAGGCAACAAGCAGTACAGCATTTATCTCGTGCTGGTGATGCTGATCCTCTCGGCACTGGTGCTGATGCTGGCAGCGCGCGGCTCCAAGACTAGGCGCGGCTAA
- a CDS encoding LysR family transcriptional regulator encodes MAATTSTAIHTQLHRVQTFLAVVELGSYTKAADYLNISKAMASLHVKALEEALSITLLVRSTRSVALTESGQQFYDEFKQIFGHIEAAFDNAQHGSRRLRGQLRISTTAEFGERYVLPLIPQFVQRYPGIAIIHDANSSLSDLVAEKLDLVVRLGSLADSSLKSRKLADYEIWLVASPRLTGLQAVQQPRDLVDLPWIANSNLDNPTHWVLESAQGQQAEVLGRAAHQSNSSSAIRALALAGLGVAVLPDWLVQDDVRSGQLQRVLPEYALPSQPIHLVFPGSRHLPRKTRAFIDFLAEHLVR; translated from the coding sequence ATGGCCGCCACCACAAGCACTGCCATCCACACCCAGCTTCACCGCGTGCAGACTTTTCTGGCCGTGGTGGAACTGGGCAGCTACACCAAGGCCGCCGACTACCTGAACATCAGCAAAGCCATGGCCAGCCTGCATGTAAAGGCGCTGGAAGAAGCCCTGTCCATTACCTTGCTGGTGCGCAGCACGCGGTCGGTGGCGTTGACGGAAAGCGGCCAGCAGTTCTATGACGAGTTCAAGCAGATCTTCGGCCATATCGAAGCTGCATTTGACAATGCCCAGCACGGCAGCCGCCGCCTGCGCGGACAGTTACGTATCAGCACCACGGCCGAGTTTGGCGAGCGCTATGTGCTGCCGCTGATCCCGCAGTTTGTGCAGCGCTACCCGGGCATTGCCATCATCCACGATGCCAACTCCTCGCTCAGTGATCTGGTAGCCGAAAAGCTCGACCTGGTCGTGCGCCTGGGCAGCCTGGCCGATTCCAGCCTCAAAAGCCGCAAGCTGGCAGATTATGAAATCTGGCTGGTCGCATCGCCCCGGTTGACTGGCCTGCAAGCCGTGCAGCAGCCGCGAGACCTGGTCGATCTGCCCTGGATTGCCAACAGCAATCTGGACAACCCCACGCACTGGGTGCTGGAAAGCGCCCAAGGCCAGCAGGCCGAGGTGCTGGGCCGCGCGGCCCACCAGTCCAATTCATCGAGCGCGATTCGTGCGCTGGCGCTGGCGGGTCTTGGTGTGGCCGTGCTGCCCGACTGGCTGGTGCAGGACGATGTGCGCAGCGGCCAGCTGCAGCGCGTGCTGCCCGAGTACGCCCTGCCCAGCCAGCCGATTCATCTGGTCTTCCCCGGCAGCCGCCACCTGCCGCGCAAGACACGGGCGTTCATCGACTTTCTGGCCGAGCATCTGGTGCGTTGA